The Rosa rugosa chromosome 1, drRosRugo1.1, whole genome shotgun sequence genomic sequence CAGCACACCATTCCTCACAAGCTGATATTCACAAATCTCATTCGTTTTCATATTCTCCAGATCCAACACATTTCCTCTCCTTCCCTCATTTCAATGAAGAGATTGTGGGCTAAGTATCGAAAATCTCGAGATGAAGATCTTGAAGAGCTGTGTACGACTAATGCTCTTGTGGTAGCAGCAGTCGCTGAAGCTGAAGCTTCCTCCGGATCACGACGACGGGGTTCTCAACCGGGGCGTGCACCGAATGAGGAGCGATTTAGGGAATCAAGAGGGAAAAACATTATGGAAGATTACTTTGTGGAGCGTCCAGTTTTCAGTGAAGAGGTATTCCGGACAAGGTACAGGATGAGTCACAATGTGTTCAACCGCATCTCCGGTGACCTTTGTCGCTATGACCCGTACTTTGTCCAGAAATCAGATGCTGCAAAGAAAGTCGGACTACTTCCCCAGCAGAAGCTGACATGTTCCTTAAGAATGCTTGCTTATGGTGCCGGGGCAGATCAATGCGCTGAGTATTGTCGGATGGGGAAATCTACCGCCATTGAGGCTCTGAAACGATTTACAAGAGGAATCGTTAATCTGTACTCGGCAGAATACCTCCGGCCTCCTACTCCTGCAGACCTCAGATGACTTCTCGCCAAAGCTGAGAGAAGAGGCTTTCCTGGGATGATTGGAAGCATCGACTGCATGCACTGGCAATGGAAGAATTGCCCAACAGGTTGGGCTGGAGAATACAGCGGAAGAAAACGTGTGCCCACTATCATCCTCGAAGCAGTCGCTTCTTATGACACATGGATATGGCATGCCTTCTTTGGAATGCCTGGATCATGCAACGACCTCAACGTGCTTGCTAAGTCCCCGTTGTTTGACGAGCTCACTGCTGGTCGAGCCCCTCAGATCCAATTTCAAGTGAATAACACGATTCACAATTTAGGGTACTATCTCGCTGATGGTATCTATCCGCAATGGGCGACTTTCGTGAAATCAATTCCAAGGCCTACACGACCTAAGGATCTGAAGTTTTCCCAGGCTCAAGAGGGGTACAGGAAGGATGTGGAAAGATGTTTCGGAATTTTACAGATGCGCTTTAGTATTGTTCGAGGAGCGGCTCGTGGCTGGGATAAAGATGACCTTCGATACATCATGTTGACTtgtattatattacacaacatgatAATTGAGGATGAAAGACCAGATGACAGCAATGAGGATTTGGAGTccgatgaagaagaggataacAATATGAGGCCCAGGTTTGGGAAGGACCTACCGGTGAAGACTTCGATCATGTTGGTAGAGATGGTTATTACTTCAACGGATTCATGGATCGATATGATGCCATTAGAAGTGCAAACAGTCACTCAAACCttcaagaagatttgatagCGCATTTCTGGAACGTTCAAGGCAACATGCAAATCTAGATCATAATATAGAATTTTTGGAATAATAGGCTAAATATCTATGTTTTGTTATGTTTGTGTGCTTTGAATTTGGCTTGTATTATGTTTTGGGAAGTTGGTGtgcttttaattattttaatgtCTATGTTTTTTATGTCAGtgtgattttaatttggtttgTATTATGTTTATTATGTGCTATGATTTTGATAAGTGGAATGTGCTTTAATAAGAGGAATTttcaaatacaacttttatttcattaaatagtcgcttacataaatgaaaaactaggaataagtacaatacaattacacaacatgcataatcacctaattattcaaatcatgatcctcatcctctctaggaatccaatttgtgtttgaaggTTCATCATTAGGGTTAGGGTGGGTGGAATCACCCGTAGAGAAAGGTGAAAATTGTGGTTGTGTAGGATATCCcccggggtaaggtggttgcggatagtatccaccggggtaagggggttgtgggaatccaccggtgaagggagatggtgggaatccaccggtgaagGGAGGTTGTGGGAAACCACCGGTGAATggaggttgtgggaatccaTCGGGGCAAGGTGGTTGTGGGTATACACCGGGGTAAGgaggttgtgggtatgcaccaccaaaatttggttgtgggaatgcaccacCGTAATttggttgcggatagtatccacccatAGATGGTGGCGTCTGCCCGCCAAGTTCTTCTTGCTCcgctatcttcttttgctttcttgaCCAATAACGCTTTCTATTTGGCGTCATTTGACTTGTATCAatctccataatacgctcttccctctctttattTCGCTCTTCCCTGTCTTTAATTCGATCTTGCCTTTCTTGAAATAGGAGTTGCTCTTTTCGCATTTCGATCTGCAAGAGGATACATgctcttttctcttcctcttggaGACTTCGAGCAAATTCGTCATCGATTTTTTTCTTGCCCGCGGTTGCCTCTATTTGGTTGTTCGCTATACTCTCGAGAGTGCTTGACAAAGGACTTTGATCTTTCACTGCCTTCTTTCCTTTCCGTATTGCTTCTTTTGCAGCCttccttccttgaggcctcacattAGGATATGCAGGTTGGGCTGCAATTACCTCATCTacatccatgtccaagttgatggGGGAATTTTCAGCAATTGGTTGTGTGTGCGTATGTTGACTTCCTACATTTGATGTTCCTTCGGATGTATGGCTAGGGATGTCTTTAAATTGTGCAAAGCCCTCCACAACAGCGTAACTATCAAAACTCTGAAACATGTGTCTTTTGGTCTTCCCTTTTTTCTTCATCCCGTTATGCCACAATTTCTGTGCTTCATCTTGCtacgtaattaaaaaaattaataaaaaatacaattagtacaaatataaacatcgttgtaattacatcattatttatcaactaattattttaattataaagaaaaacaattactacaattaaaacgatattataattactacattatttatcaagacatattttactataatgtatcaacaaattaaatgatttatcaaaaaatataaaggtcataattttaataagaatgTATTTTTACCATTTTACAACAAAAatcaataagtacaaatataaacatcgttgtaattacatcattatttatcaactaattatcttaattgtaacaaaaagcaattactacaattaaaatgatattataattactacattatttatcatgtaatattttactataatgtatcaaaaaattaaatgatttatcaacaaatacatacctcatcaaccgcattcgaaccgctcttgtaccaatttttcgcttgccttaatgcacaatgccactcaaagagttcaacgtaccttcaaaattttccaccttcCCTGCAAAGATTGGGTTGATCGGCTCTTGGGCCAATTTGCGTCAAAGTGTCGCTTCACGCGCAACCATAAGtcgtttttttttctgatttgtgcccACAGCCGGATCTTGGCTTACAactttccaagacttgcacaattgaacatcttcctcatccgtccatctccttttatcttgggtatcttcactttgatctccctcttgtccgggcactggacgtgtgtttcccctttgttcggccatattggataatgaaaaaattgaattgtgagagctatatgaagaggaggaatgTGTAACTATGAACTCtaattttttgggtgtgagatgtcAAGAAAATgctaggtatttatagagaaatttttatatatttttttcttaccGTTTCTTACCGTTACAATTAATGTATATACATATTAAAAACTCCACCACCGTTGGATTCTGAACATTACCGTTAcaattcatatatatacatattaattCATCCACCGTCGGATTGTGAACATTAATTGAAACCAACGGCCCAGATTAAAGGACCGTTGGTTTCAAATTTTCTGAACAAGCCAACGGCCCGATGCCACCTGTCCCCTGCGCCCACTCActgtcgctacgcgacaaaatACCAATTCAGTCTTTGGTCGGCCACATGGCGCGTTTCGATTGGTCCGTGTCCTCCACTCTGGGCCATTACCGCGTTTGGCTCTGCGCGTCACCGACTGACGTCACCCACGTTCCACAGTATATCGAGCTGGCAGCCGGATGACTTTGGGCAAGAGTTTTTTGACCTGGGTCATGCAAAGCCAAAGCTTGCCCAGTCAAGCAAGGCCCGGTGGAAGCTCCTTTTTCATTATACCCAGTCAACACATCATCAAAATGATGTGGCTTGCCCGGTTATTACCACTGCTGGACTTGCTCTGATGCTTCCAGTTTGAAAATCGAGGGTGCtgacttcctcttttttttttaatttcaacaaTTATATTTTGAATCTCTCGGGCCAGATttgagtgaaaaaaaaaaaatcaacgaCTCTTATTAAATCGAGGATTATTAATTCcaattttatccaaaaaaataaataaataaccagaaaattgaagaaaataaatatatgcCTGTTGGAACAGTAAATTTtaggaaattctataaataccaatCAATTCTTTCCTAATTCTTCACACCAAACATCCTCCATCTCCttcaaaaattttcatttaatcacccgtcttcttgttcttcaatTATTTTCTCTTGAAAAAATTGGGTTCAAGAAAGGATTCTTGGAGGGACAATGAAGAAGTTGTTCTTTGCCAACCTTGGATTACCGTTGGTGGTGATGGTTGCATCGGAAAAGATCAAACATCGGTTTTATTGTGGGTGCATGTTTCGGAGGAGTACAATGCACACAAACTGGCGGGTTGCATAACCAGAACATCTTCAAGTTGTAAGGCTTGTTGGAAAAAAATAAGTCTAGCATATATGAAGTGACATCAAGCTCTTACCAAGGTCGAACTTTTTCAATGAAGAAGCGGGACAAACCAGCGGGTTGTGTAACTAGAACATCTTCAAGTTATAAGGCTTATTGGGACAATTTTTCCACTGCCAGTGCATACAGTCAAGGCTCCCAACCTCCCGGGAACCCCCTTTCTACAGCTTTGTCGAGCAACCGTCGCAAATATGCCAGTGTGAGTCGGCGGAGGTATGTCTCATGGTACACATTCCAGATTGCTCTCGTGAAGTGCTCTAAAATCTCGATGGTAGTGGATTTCGCCATGTCTAGGAGCTCATCAAGGAAGTCAGCTGTAATGTCATTCATACGCGAGCATCCTCATGGCGCATGTCAGCTTTATCAATGAAATTAccattaattcaaaaaaaaaaaaaaatagtgaaaatAACACCCCCATATAGAGATGAGAATTGAGTGCTATATAAATAGTGCAAAAAAGGGGTGCTAAAATGAGGATAACAGGGATGATTTTTCAAACTTATAGAGCTAATATCTCTTCTGTGAGACGGAGTTTgaatataattaattagatCATCTTGAAGAATGGACTTCATCACCTCCAACCAAACTTTAACCCCAGTACATTTCACCTCATGCAAACGAGATTAGGATCATCTAAAACGTAAAACATTCGTTTGCAATAACTGATATTCATTACCTGAAGCTAGCTAAACAGTGTAGAAGACCTTTAGTACGAAATTGGCAAGGGTTGAATTATGATTTCAGGATTGTTTGAGTTCGCTAGAGAAAGAATAACTGAAACTGTGGCTTCCAGTTGATATATAGGgcttcacccaaaaaaaaaaaaaaaaaaaagaaatgatgTATAGAGCAGTGAGTGAGTTTTAATACACAGAATCAAATTGATTACCTCCCCTGAATTCATGTGCAGTCTACTTTTTGATCGTAAGGGTTAATTTGTAAGCCTAATTGGGCTTCTATGTATTCTTCCTATAACACCGAAGAGGAGAAAATATACAGAACAATGAGACTGTAGTTTCagaaagaaataataataacacAACATTATTATTACTAAAATAAAAATACGTTAAATTACATGATTAATTAAAATTACATAGAAAGGACAAAGTGAGCTCTTCAGAGAAACCAACAACTAGCGTATGATAAACATAAGCTAATAGGGGGCTATATTCTAGGCACTTTGATCCTTCACGCAGTAGACAAAAGAAGAATTAAGTGGAAGGAGGAAATAGAACCCTAGGGGAAAAGGGCATTGAAGAAGCATTTAGAGTAACCCCAAAAACCCCATAGGGGTGACACACATATGTGAGGCTGCTTCAAGTTAACTAACATAAGCGTAGGTACGTGCATGGATTTAGAAAAACTAGGAATATTGATCACAAACCCaccaaaagaaaaccctagagGATACATTGACTGAAAGGTGGGATGCCAATCGACTAGACATGAAAAAAAGCCTCAGAAACTCAGACTGGGTAGCTAGGAGACTTTGGATGACGACCCCGAAAAAACCCATTTAGAGTTGACTTCAGATAACCGACACATATTTTGTGAACTAGGAGATTTGGAAGCTGAGGAACGCTAGAAGTATTTCAGAAGATTTAGAGGGAGAGCTATACTAGACACTAGACGTCATGGTTGAGAAATATAGAACCATCTCCCCTAGAGATATCAACATTCATATCATCTCCCTAGTAATTGCCGGAATACAGCTCGAACTCCGAGCAATCACACCCTTCCTTGATCCCCCTTTGTCCCTAGGACTGATGGACTTAGCCCTCATACTTGTCCCTTCTGGTTTGCTCTTCTTCAACATATCTTTCATAGCTTCAGCTTGGAACAAAACCGGATAAGCCCTACTATACTTGTTAAACCTAACACATGCACTTATATGTGCATTCAAGGCCTCTTCTTTGTTCCCTCCATTTTTTTCCAGCTCTTCTTTCACTGCCTCAGCACACAACCCACATATCCACTTCCCCAAGTACTTGTTTCGTACTCGATCTATGTACTCAGGCGTGCACTCTTCGCTCATGCCACAACACTCGCACCTTGCGTCTTCAACCTCTGAAATGGGTTGGAGTGCTTTAAGATCCTCTATAGAGCTCTCCTTGCTGAGTTCGAATGAGATATCTGATATGGTTCTTTTAAGGCTATCGGATGAGAATGAGAGCCTTGGTGGTTTGGATTTGGAGATGTTTTTGGTGGATGTAGAGTAAGAGGTAGCAATAGCTTCTCCATGAGGCGCCATTGAAAAAAGGTAGGCTGCAGTTAAAACTTTGAAAGGCTAATGAGAATTAGCAAGAACTTGGCTAAGGATATAAGTTTGAAGATTGTCTCATGGTAGTAGAACGATGTGAAGTATAGCCTATTTATAGTGGTAGTTGTTCCCCTCTACTTGAATCTAGAACCGTGAACTTGTGCATGGATCTTGTTAATGCACCTGTCTTATCAATCCAAGTGTTAATAGTCGTGACCGTGCTAGATTTTTCAAGAAAGTATTGAAAGAAATTGTACTGTTTTGGTTTGTTCGGTTTGAAATCAATGCCTAGCCAAAAGTAaagaaatgttttttttttttttttcattggcACTCTttatgaggaagaagatggtcTTGGTGAAAAGGTGGCATCCTCATTTTTCAGTTCAAGGATAGTATGATACCTGTGGCACATCCCAGACCATTACATACTTTACCTAACATATTATAGATTCATATTGGTTTTAATCCAAAATTATTAAAGCATAAACTATTAATCCCTCTCGGCCGGGTGGCCATAATTTGTATATATGAACAAGTGATTTTGACTTGGTCTATGAGCGAATAATGTGTGATCCCTATTTGAAATGCATGATGTGATAATGAAATCAAGGAGAGGTTCTAGTGaagaccactaaaatgaggacttcaTAAGGACTTTCTAATTAACAGTTGAGAGACCCATTTTTTTATTACAATACGGCAAATCAACTGATAGATgtcatgagtagatcacttctgaacattttcttccaatttttttttttttttttgactttgtccaGGGGAACCCAAAAGtatcctaggcccaagataaaccccttcggcgtatgtgaaatgctccaactgtgcattgcagcacagtgcctagccactttgacaacttcggggttcgaacctaggttgtgaacattttcttccaaattgctaatctTTAAGGTACCAAACTAGATTAAATAAATGGACagaccaaatctgtcaaacttaaactgttcatgttcataaatgataaatcacgaatatgaatgccttaacgattttcaatttagttgaaaaattgcataaataatctacacatgaatatctaaacatctaatggttgatttgtggaaatgtgatcgaaaagtgtgTCTCACAAGAAAGTCCTCATGAAGTCCTCAATTTAGTAGTTCTCATTAAAAACTGATCTCCCAATGAAGTCATCTTTAAAAGAGTTATTTCAAATTAGGTTGGAAAAAAACTGCTTCCAAGTTACTGATAATATGAATCCAGAGATTTTCATCAATGCATAAATATGAAGATTAATTATTTGTTATATTAATGTAGCCTATGAAAATATCGGATTGTATTTGAATATTACTCTATGCACCTCTTTATTATTTATCTCTAAAATATTAAATGTTGTTTTTCTGAATTTTACATGCATGAATTAGCTAGTGTCTTCTAGCCTTTTCTGATCTGAAAGTGTCTTCTAGCTCAAGAACCATTGTCCTTTGCCTAACTTCAACAATTATTTGTCCCtaacatgcatgcatgcaccAAAAGAAAACAGTTTTATTTGTCCTATAAAAGTCTACAAGTTGCAGATTCACGATCACGGGTGAGCCTACTCAAACCGTACACTCCATGAATGGTCCATAGCTTCAAACAATAGTAGCTGCAAATTTAGACAGAACATGAAGGAAAGGGACTTTGCCTCACATGGTTTCTTTCCTGCAACCACAAATCTCATTTTCACGAGCAGTAAAATCCATCATAACATATATGTGTGGACTCTGGAAGTGAGAGGTTGTTGAGGGTTTGTTAAGACAAAAAGTGCTAACTTCTTAATTAATCCAAGGAACAAGTCTTTGTAACTTCACAGCTactcaaaaaaaataaagctgCTTTAAATATGTGGGTTtcattgctatatatatatatatgataatgACATGAACTTAGATTCTGTACTGCGTCAGCGGTACTAGCCAGTTGGTTATACAGGGGTTGTCCTTCTGCATAATTTAGGGCTCTGATAGTAAACCTGGGATTTGTAGTGCATGCAGAGTAGCGATTAGATCAGTCAGAAACCAAAGAAGTCTGAGCGTATGCAACCTGAAATATCAAATGACAGTAGGTAAAGAAGTTGAAGACTGATACTACTAAACTGTGAAACTGAGGTTTATGACTTCATATTTATGCTATTAAATCTAAAAAAGTGATGGATATCTGTTCCAAGTAGGGTAGAATGGTAGATATATAGTACTTCTACAACCACGGTTGGACCCAGCAGAGAAATGACAAAAGGATTCGATGAAAAAGAGCAATGAGACAGACACAGTCATCATGTGATTGACAATGCAATGACACAAATATAAATATCTTCGATGCAAAGCTATTGCTGCGTTGCAATTcttctatttctgattttctgcaCAAAATTATTAGATACCCATGTTTAGCCCAATTTGAACCAAAGAAAAAGAGACATACCCAATTAATGTCCAATTGCCCAACCCAATGCAACCTAAGGGGACTAGGGGAGAAAGCCCAAAGTGGCAACAAAGGAAGGGTAATTTATGGTGTCTCTCAAAGAGAGTCGAGAaaagatgaagaggaagaagaagaagaagggtaatGGGGTCTCCCGACTGTTTATATATACGATGAGGGGTGTTTTCTTGGTCCCTTATAGTGACAAGGGAATTTCATTATCACTTAATTATCATTAGATTTGAATCCAAACAGGGTTTGAAGGGTAAAAGCATGGATCAAATGCTTGATTTGACTGTCTCAAGTAAAAAGCATAACTCCCTAGGAGAATTAAAGTATTAAACTTGGTGTTCAAGATATCCTCAAAATATGTCCACAACTTTTCAAGCACCCTTCCGCCATATGTTTCAAGAAGTTAAACTTCACGGTAGACACTTTTGCTCCGATGGGTCACAAAATATTTATCTTCCTCTTCGGTTTGGTTGGTATATGAGTTATACCCATGAATGTTTTGCCTGCTTTCAGTTTCGATTTATATTGTAATAATTAAGAAGTACATTTACTGTGTAATTTCTCCCTAATGATCGAATGTTCTGTCTTTGTTTGTATCTTTTCTTATCATAAACCATATTTATACATTAATTACAATATTGTCATAATCATGAAGACCATCATTGCACGTCATTACTAATAGGTTGTGATTAGAGCAAGAAGCAAAtatgtaattatattttttGGCTTCTTGGAGAAGTTAGCTAGGTGGCAATAAACTCCAAGCCTCCAACTAATTTGAATCCAACTGGAAGTTTCAAAAGTCACGTAAGCATATGTTACAACGGCTGGTGAGGCTGATCTAGAAGTACTCAAGTACACCGTTTTGATTGCCAGGGTTGATGATGAAATGATCATGCATTAGCCTTTGAGTCTGCTCATATTcaattcatatatatacagcTAAATTTTCTTAACCTAAATTTAATGTAAACCATAAAATAATTATATCAGTGATAACTTATATGGGTTCATATCATATTAAATAGATTACTCATTACTCAACTTGACACTGATACCACATTTATAAGCTTTCAactcttgaaaaaaaaatatgatactATTTTGACACAAGGCAGCACCCAATTTACCCCATGCATGTTCGAAACAAAGTTTCACCATTGTCTTTAAAATTTTATCCTACTCGATCTTAAAATTTTTAGATTTCAAGCTTAAACATTTAAAAAGTAGTATTTTTGTCATTCCAAATCGATGGAGTGTATAGTTTCAAAACTATCCGCTACAATATGATTAAGTAATAAGAAATCAGCAAAAAGAGTGAAAAAAATCATTGTGCCACATGAGATAGACACATGTAGTTCAAATGATTAAGTGTTAAGAAAAGTATAGTTGCCAAAATAGTTTAAATGGTAAAATGCATGCGAAATCAGAGTTCAATAAAATGTTTTGTAATTACCTATTTGGCTATATCTCATGTGCATTAGGAATCGATCAtttccaacttttttttttctttgctttgcaAATTCAATTACATCTTTTGTTCCGTTAACAAAGCCTTTTAACTTCTAGCTTTTAGATGAAAATGAAATACCGCCTACACAATTGTACACGTTTAGGCATATGATAATTGTGTATGCCCCAAACTAAAGTAACACTGAAAAGCTATGCACTCACATGTGATTGTAGTGCCTATtgaaaaatatacaaaaacccTTCCTCTCTTCTTCCACATACCTCCGTCTCCCCCTTTATATATCCCATCCCTCCTCTTCTTTAGAACTCGTACTCAACAACTCTCTctaatcatctctctctctctctctctctctctctctctccctccagaggaaaggaaggaagaaagaaaaaaccaaaaGCCTCATCAACTTGAAAATGGAACAAAATAATCTACCCGTTATAGCCAAGAAACTATGGAGCATAGTACGTGTGGCTTTCTTCATGCTAAGAAAAGGCATCTCAAAGCGAAAGCTCCTGCTAGACCTCAACATGATGATGAAGCGCGGCAAGCTCGCCAGCAAAGCCCTGAGCAACCTCATgttccaccaccatcaccacggCTCCTCCGCCGCTTCTtcagccgccgccgccgcccagCGCGAGTATGAGTTCAGCTGCAGCAACACCCCCAACTACCGCTTCCATCTCATGAGTGGCAAGCGCCGCGGTCACCACAGCAACCACAGCCACTTCTTTGCGTGCGCCCACGCGCCTGCCACTCAAGAAGATGATGTGGCGGCGGTCAATGCCGTTAAGGCTGTGCTGGAGATTCTGAATAATCATGAGGTGGTGACAGCGGTGGAGG encodes the following:
- the LOC133729836 gene encoding uncharacterized protein LOC133729836, with the protein product MIGSIDCMHWQWKNCPTGWAGEYSGRKRVPTIILEAVASYDTWIWHAFFGMPGSCNDLNVLAKSPLFDELTAGRAPQIQFQVNNTIHNLGYYLADGIYPQWATFVKSIPRPTRPKDLKFSQAQEGYRKDVERCFGILQMRFSIVRGAARGWDKDDLRYIMLTCIILHNMIIEDERPDDSNEDLESDEEEDNNMRPRFGKDLPVKTSIMLVEMVITSTDSWIDMMPLEVQTVTQTFKKI
- the LOC133725283 gene encoding uncharacterized protein LOC133725283 yields the protein MAPHGEAIATSYSTSTKNISKSKPPRLSFSSDSLKRTISDISFELSKESSIEDLKALQPISEVEDARCECCGMSEECTPEYIDRVRNKYLGKWICGLCAEAVKEELEKNGGNKEEALNAHISACVRFNKYSRAYPVLFQAEAMKDMLKKSKPEGTSMRAKSISPRDKGGSRKGVIARSSSCIPAITREMI
- the LOC133725282 gene encoding uncharacterized protein LOC133725282, which gives rise to MEQNNLPVIAKKLWSIVRVAFFMLRKGISKRKLLLDLNMMMKRGKLASKALSNLMFHHHHHGSSAASSAAAAAQREYEFSCSNTPNYRFHLMSGKRRGHHSNHSHFFACAHAPATQEDDVAAVNAVKAVLEILNNHEVVTAVEASPMPTPFQTPSLPGFGRSPMVRQLRITDSPFPLREADEDSHVDKAAEEFIERFYKNLRQQKQNA